One Nostoc sp. UHCC 0302 DNA window includes the following coding sequences:
- a CDS encoding IS982 family transposase, producing MLNEIVTIYSVIDDLLKMIGHKEDIRCQMSDAEIITTAIIAAMFFSGNQSQACSYMKEHNLIPGMLEKSRFNRRLHNVSMLINDLFHQIGTALKEISENTEYLLDSLIVPICDNIRIFNAKLIQSEEYRGYIASKKRYFYGVRVQLLATKTGIPVEFVFMPASATDIRGLSALPLNLLPGSQVYADSAYLDYTVEDDLIETSQISMQVMRKSNSKRQDTPWNQYIKQSIRHYIETVFSGITSCFQKSIHAVTYEGFLLKVQAFIFAYTLRRAFID from the coding sequence ATGTTAAATGAAATAGTTACTATATATTCTGTCATAGATGACCTCTTGAAGATGATTGGACATAAGGAAGATATTCGTTGCCAAATGAGTGATGCAGAAATTATCACAACGGCAATAATCGCGGCGATGTTCTTTAGTGGTAATCAGAGTCAGGCTTGCAGCTATATGAAAGAGCATAACTTGATACCCGGAATGTTAGAAAAATCACGATTTAATCGGAGATTGCATAATGTCTCGATGTTAATTAACGATTTATTTCATCAAATAGGAACAGCCCTGAAAGAAATTAGTGAAAATACGGAATATCTTTTAGACTCGTTGATCGTACCAATATGCGATAACATTCGGATCTTTAATGCGAAGTTAATTCAATCGGAAGAATATCGGGGTTATATCGCATCCAAGAAACGTTATTTTTATGGTGTGAGAGTACAGTTATTAGCTACCAAAACAGGTATTCCTGTTGAATTTGTGTTCATGCCAGCTAGCGCAACAGATATACGGGGATTGAGTGCTTTGCCCTTGAATTTACTGCCTGGGAGCCAAGTTTATGCCGATTCTGCCTATCTTGATTACACTGTGGAAGATGACTTGATTGAAACTAGTCAAATCTCGATGCAAGTCATGAGAAAAAGTAATTCTAAACGCCAAGATACACCGTGGAATCAATACATTAAACAGTCTATTCGTCATTACATTGAAACCGTATTCAGCGGGATTACTAGTTGTTTCCAAAAATCGATTCATGCAGTAACATATGAAGGGTTTTTACTGAAAGTGCAAGCTTTTATTTTTGCCTACACTCTGCGACGAGCTTTTATTGACTAA